In Chloroflexota bacterium, one DNA window encodes the following:
- a CDS encoding efflux RND transporter periplasmic adaptor subunit, with protein MTLRRILIVLAILSLGGAAFVVYNSTRSQTAAAATTGGAQVATVTRGNLIATVNSAGPIAARRQLNVTFGTAGTVSRVFVQLGDKVKQGQVLAELDTTDLQVTLANATSSFNAAQARYEQAKAGPTDSDVAAARANVENAQANYDIAVRKAGLNDAQVAVARSSVDKSRFSLQKAQNDYDQAVLNRVTDLTSVSVALQQAKIDYSNAVTNFNLTVIGINDSAVRSALSTVVSARASLDKLLSSPTPQDLAIAQSSFDQSRVAFQQAQYHLRDAQLVAPFDGTVTQLNIDNFFQVGASTAAVQISDLNTLQVTVNMAEVDISKVKQGQTVNITMDALPDRTALTGTVDQVALVGVTTQGVVNYPVVITLKGVDPAVIKTGMTANVGIIVDQRENVLLVPNRAIRTVGRTRQVQVQSAVGLPVPTTVTIGLQNDTNAEVLSGLREGDVVVIASTTTRPTTGGFGGAPGGGPVFVGR; from the coding sequence ATGACTTTGAGGCGCATACTCATCGTCCTCGCCATTCTCTCGCTCGGTGGCGCGGCATTTGTCGTGTACAACAGCACGCGCAGCCAGACGGCGGCAGCGGCGACGACCGGCGGGGCGCAAGTCGCCACTGTGACGCGCGGGAACCTGATCGCAACCGTCAATAGTGCAGGCCCGATCGCCGCGCGGCGACAACTGAACGTGACTTTTGGCACGGCCGGAACGGTCAGCCGCGTATTCGTGCAGTTGGGCGACAAAGTGAAACAGGGCCAGGTGCTGGCCGAATTGGATACCACCGACCTGCAAGTGACGCTGGCCAACGCCACCTCGTCGTTCAATGCGGCGCAGGCGCGTTACGAGCAGGCCAAAGCCGGCCCGACCGATTCGGACGTGGCCGCGGCCCGTGCCAATGTCGAAAACGCGCAGGCGAACTACGACATTGCGGTGCGCAAGGCCGGCCTGAACGACGCGCAGGTCGCCGTGGCACGCAGCTCAGTGGACAAGTCCCGGTTCAGCCTGCAGAAGGCGCAGAACGACTACGACCAGGCCGTTCTGAACCGTGTGACCGATCTCACGTCGGTCAGCGTGGCGTTGCAGCAGGCCAAGATCGACTACAGCAACGCGGTCACGAACTTCAATCTCACGGTGATCGGCATCAACGACTCGGCCGTGCGCAGCGCGCTGTCCACCGTTGTATCAGCCAGGGCTAGCCTGGACAAACTGCTCTCCAGCCCGACGCCGCAGGATCTGGCGATTGCGCAAAGCTCGTTTGACCAGTCGCGGGTCGCCTTCCAGCAGGCGCAGTATCACCTGCGCGACGCGCAGTTGGTGGCGCCGTTCGACGGTACGGTTACCCAGTTGAACATCGACAATTTCTTCCAGGTCGGCGCCAGCACGGCGGCCGTCCAGATTTCCGATCTGAACACGCTCCAGGTCACCGTGAACATGGCCGAGGTGGACATCAGCAAGGTGAAGCAGGGCCAGACGGTCAACATTACTATGGATGCCCTGCCGGACCGCACGGCATTGACCGGCACGGTCGATCAAGTCGCGCTCGTGGGCGTGACCACGCAGGGTGTGGTCAACTACCCGGTCGTGATCACGCTGAAAGGCGTCGATCCGGCCGTCATCAAGACCGGCATGACCGCCAATGTGGGTATCATCGTCGACCAGCGCGAGAACGTGCTGCTGGTGCCAAACCGCGCCATCCGCACGGTCGGCCGCACGCGCCAGGTTCAGGTCCAGAGCGCCGTCGGGCTGCCGGTACCAACCACGGTTACGATTGGCCTGCAAAATGACACCAATGCCGAGGTTCTCAGCGGCTTGAGGGAAGGCGACGTCGTTGTGATCGCCTCAACCACCACACGCCCGACGACCGGCGGCTTTGGCGGCGCTCCGGGCGGCGGCCCCGTGTTCGTCGGCCGCTAA
- the lysW gene encoding lysine biosynthesis protein LysW has product MTANCPECDAEITLGDKTMKGEIVVCPDCGAELEVANVDPLTLELAPEEEEDWGE; this is encoded by the coding sequence ATGACTGCCAATTGCCCCGAATGTGACGCCGAAATCACGCTGGGTGACAAGACGATGAAGGGCGAGATTGTCGTCTGCCCGGACTGTGGCGCCGAGTTGGAGGTCGCCAATGTCGATCCGCTCACGCTCGAGCTGGCGCCGGAGGAAGAAGAGGATTGGGGCGAATAG
- the lysX gene encoding lysine biosynthesis protein LysX encodes MKVGVLYSRVRVEEKLLFDELERRGVDYDKIDDRDAVFELNDPGPWKKYDVLLERCINHSRALYAMKILNDWSIPTVNTAHVADVCGNKLVTSSQLVKAGVPTTRIKVAFTPESALKAIEELGYPVVLKPAIGSWGRLLSKINDRDAAEAVLEHKDVLGSYHHSIFYIQEYIRKPKRDIRAFVVGDRCVAAIYRHAEHWITNTARGGQASGCPVTDELNEICVRASHAVGGGITGVDLLEDPQRGYLVNEVNYTIEFRNSIATTGVNIPEKVIDYTLAVGEGQIKVL; translated from the coding sequence ATGAAGGTCGGAGTACTGTACTCGCGCGTGCGCGTTGAAGAAAAACTGCTGTTCGATGAGTTGGAGCGCCGGGGCGTTGACTACGACAAGATCGACGACCGCGATGCCGTGTTCGAGTTGAACGATCCCGGACCGTGGAAGAAGTACGACGTGCTGCTCGAGCGCTGCATCAATCACAGCCGCGCATTATACGCGATGAAGATCCTGAATGACTGGAGTATTCCGACCGTCAACACGGCGCATGTGGCGGATGTCTGCGGCAATAAACTGGTCACCTCGTCTCAATTGGTAAAGGCGGGAGTGCCGACCACGCGTATAAAGGTGGCGTTCACGCCGGAATCGGCGCTGAAGGCGATCGAGGAGCTGGGCTACCCGGTGGTCCTCAAGCCGGCCATCGGCTCGTGGGGCCGCCTGCTGTCCAAGATCAACGACCGCGATGCCGCCGAGGCGGTCTTGGAGCACAAGGACGTGCTGGGTTCGTACCATCACTCGATCTTCTATATCCAGGAGTACATCCGCAAGCCGAAGCGCGATATTCGTGCCTTCGTCGTCGGCGACCGCTGCGTTGCCGCGATCTACCGCCATGCCGAGCATTGGATTACCAACACCGCACGCGGCGGGCAGGCCAGCGGCTGCCCTGTGACCGATGAGCTGAACGAAATTTGTGTGCGCGCCTCGCACGCGGTCGGCGGCGGCATCACCGGTGTGGACCTGCTGGAAGACCCGCAGCGCGGCTATCTGGTCAATGAAGTCAACTACACGATCGAGTTCCGCAATTCGATCGCCACGACCGGCGTCAACATCCCGGAGAAGGTGATCGATTACACACTCGCGGTGGGTGAAGGTCAGATCAAGGTGCTGTGA
- a CDS encoding N-acetyl-gamma-glutamyl-phosphate reductase, which translates to MGALKATIIGGSGYAGGELIRLLLRHPQVEIVQVTSESHVGEYVYQVHPNLRKQTALQFTSLDQVQPCDLLFAGLPHGETQKRIEQLAALAPRIVDLSADFRLHDAAVYQTWYHEPHSAPGWLPKFVYGLPELHRAEMASANYVSGVGCNATASMFALLPLQRASLIDESKPVIVDIKVGSSEGGNSPSLSSHHPERSGSVRSFAPTGHRHTSEIQQELGLRNVHLSITSIELVRGVLATAHVWLKSGTAEKDLWKAYRAFAKDEPFVRIVKDRTGIHRYPDPKILAGTNWVDIGFELEEGTGRVVSISALDNLMKGAAGTAVQAMNLMCGFPETTALEFGGLHPL; encoded by the coding sequence ATGGGGGCATTGAAGGCAACCATCATTGGCGGCTCGGGTTACGCCGGCGGCGAATTGATCCGCCTGCTGCTGCGCCACCCGCAGGTGGAGATCGTGCAGGTCACCTCGGAGTCTCACGTCGGCGAGTACGTGTACCAGGTGCACCCCAACCTGCGCAAGCAGACGGCCCTGCAGTTCACGTCGCTCGACCAAGTGCAGCCGTGCGACCTGCTGTTCGCCGGGCTGCCGCACGGCGAAACGCAGAAGCGTATCGAGCAGCTTGCGGCGCTGGCGCCGCGCATCGTCGACCTGTCGGCGGACTTTCGATTACATGATGCCGCTGTCTACCAGACGTGGTATCATGAACCGCACAGCGCGCCCGGCTGGCTGCCGAAGTTCGTGTACGGCCTGCCGGAGTTGCACCGCGCCGAGATGGCGAGCGCGAACTATGTGAGCGGCGTCGGGTGCAACGCGACGGCCAGCATGTTCGCGCTGCTGCCGCTGCAGCGCGCCAGCCTGATCGACGAGTCGAAGCCAGTGATCGTCGATATCAAGGTCGGGTCGAGCGAAGGCGGCAATTCGCCGAGCCTGTCGTCGCACCATCCGGAACGCAGCGGGAGCGTGCGCTCGTTCGCGCCGACCGGCCACCGGCACACGTCCGAGATCCAGCAGGAGCTCGGCCTGCGCAACGTGCATCTGTCGATCACGTCGATCGAGCTGGTGCGCGGCGTGCTGGCGACGGCGCACGTCTGGCTGAAAAGCGGCACGGCGGAGAAGGACCTGTGGAAGGCGTACCGCGCGTTTGCCAAAGATGAGCCGTTTGTGCGGATCGTCAAGGATCGCACGGGCATTCACCGCTACCCGGATCCCAAGATCCTGGCGGGCACCAACTGGGTGGATATCGGCTTCGAGCTTGAAGAAGGCACGGGGCGCGTCGTCTCGATCAGCGCGCTCGACAACCTGATGAAGGGCGCGGCCGGCACGGCGGTGCAGGCGATGAACCTGATGTGCGGCTTCCCGGAGACGACGGCACTGGAGTTCGGCGGGCTGCATCCGTTGTAA
- a CDS encoding [LysW]-aminoadipate kinase has product MIVVKIGGSRGINMDYVCADAAALLKDGRPLVLVHGAGKETDELGEKLGFPARHVTSPQGYTSRYTDRQTLEIFAMAAAGKTNTFLVERLQKLGVNAVGLTGVSGRLMEGTRKDAIRIVEGGKQRILRDDYTGRVEKVNAPLLQLLLGAGYLPVLAPLAISYQGDAINVDGDRAAAMVAGALGAQTLVILTNVVGLMRSFPDESSLITNIDRHRIEQSLDFAEGRMKKKVLGASEALGLGVPRVVFADGRVESPIRRAMEGHGTVIA; this is encoded by the coding sequence ATGATCGTCGTAAAAATCGGCGGGTCGCGCGGCATCAATATGGACTATGTCTGCGCCGACGCCGCAGCGCTGCTCAAGGACGGGCGGCCGCTGGTGCTCGTTCATGGCGCAGGCAAGGAGACGGACGAACTGGGCGAGAAGCTGGGCTTTCCGGCCCGGCATGTCACCTCGCCGCAGGGGTACACCTCGCGCTACACCGACCGGCAGACGCTGGAAATCTTCGCCATGGCGGCGGCCGGCAAGACGAACACCTTCCTGGTCGAGCGGCTGCAGAAGCTGGGCGTCAACGCCGTTGGGCTGACCGGCGTCAGCGGCCGGCTGATGGAAGGCACGCGCAAAGACGCCATTCGCATCGTCGAAGGCGGCAAGCAGCGCATCCTGCGCGACGACTACACCGGGCGTGTGGAGAAAGTGAACGCGCCGCTGCTGCAGTTGCTGCTGGGCGCTGGCTACTTGCCGGTGCTCGCCCCGCTGGCGATCAGCTACCAGGGCGACGCGATCAACGTGGACGGCGACCGGGCGGCGGCGATGGTGGCCGGTGCGCTGGGCGCGCAGACGCTGGTCATCCTGACCAACGTCGTCGGGCTGATGCGCAGCTTCCCGGACGAGTCGTCGCTGATTACAAACATTGACCGGCATCGGATCGAGCAGTCGCTCGACTTTGCCGAAGGGCGCATGAAGAAGAAGGTGCTGGGCGCCAGTGAAGCGCTGGGACTGGGCGTGCCGCGTGTCGTTTTCGCCGACGGCCGCGTAGAATCGCCCATTCGCCGCGCCATGGAGGGGCACGGAACCGTCATCGCCTGA
- a CDS encoding sulfite exporter TauE/SafE family protein — MDVVNYLVVALGMLVAGSINAIAGGGTVFSFTALAWTGMNLIHANATNAAALVPGSLGGAFALRRELAAQRRSFVILLIPTLAGSLVGAFVVSSSSEDTFRRVVPWLVLFATGVFAGRNLIVRMTTGQPAVGMTDPRIGWLSYAAGILMQFVISFYGGYFGAGIGILMLTSLSIMGMHDVLKMNALKNILAVGINGTAAVFFIARGLVDWRFALLGMVCSLTGGYVVARFAKRINQNYLRVGIVVAGVVVSAWMFWRLSN, encoded by the coding sequence ATGGACGTTGTGAACTATCTGGTCGTTGCGCTGGGTATGCTGGTCGCCGGATCGATCAATGCGATCGCCGGGGGCGGCACGGTCTTCTCGTTTACCGCGCTGGCCTGGACCGGCATGAACCTGATCCACGCCAACGCGACGAATGCGGCGGCGCTGGTGCCGGGCTCGCTGGGCGGCGCGTTCGCTCTGCGCCGCGAACTGGCGGCCCAGCGGCGCAGTTTTGTGATCCTGTTGATCCCGACGCTGGCGGGCAGCCTGGTGGGGGCATTTGTCGTCTCCTCGTCATCCGAGGACACGTTCCGCCGAGTCGTACCGTGGCTGGTGCTATTCGCGACGGGCGTGTTTGCCGGGCGCAACCTGATTGTGCGGATGACCACCGGACAGCCGGCCGTCGGCATGACGGATCCGCGCATCGGCTGGCTCTCCTATGCGGCGGGCATCCTTATGCAGTTCGTGATCTCGTTCTACGGGGGCTACTTCGGCGCCGGCATCGGCATCCTGATGCTGACCTCTCTGAGCATCATGGGCATGCACGACGTGCTGAAGATGAACGCGCTGAAAAATATCCTGGCCGTGGGCATCAACGGCACGGCGGCGGTGTTCTTCATCGCGCGCGGCCTGGTCGACTGGCGGTTTGCCCTGCTCGGCATGGTCTGCTCCCTGACGGGCGGCTACGTCGTGGCGCGCTTCGCCAAGCGCATCAACCAGAACTACCTGCGGGTCGGCATCGTCGTCGCCGGCGTCGTCGTCTCGGCCTGGATGTTCTGGCGGCTCTCCAACTGA
- the carA gene encoding glutamine-hydrolyzing carbamoyl-phosphate synthase small subunit, whose amino-acid sequence MNYTATLALEDGLILRGESFGAPGEVCAEVVFNTSLTGYQEIITDASYCGQMIVFTCSHIGNVGVNDEDYESPRAQCGAIIAREIERTPSNWRARQSLPDWLVAQNVVALGGVDTRMLTRHLRDRGVMKGIVSTLDSDADSLVAKARAWQGLEGRDLVREVTCDEPYVWDEATMAEFAPPETAATRAAMAKGQALEPAKRPHVVVYDFGVKHNILRRLVSYGCRVSVVPAATPAADVLAQKPTGVLLSNGPGDPAALPYAVETVRGLLDADLPLFGICLGHQLLGQALGGRTYKLKFGHHGGNHPVQLLTTNATAISAQNHNYAVDADSLDTTRVTITRRSLNDNSVEGLRVNGKPVFSVQYHPESSPGPHDSDDLFAEFVAALGKSQREVA is encoded by the coding sequence ATGAACTACACGGCAACTCTGGCGCTGGAGGACGGGCTGATTTTGCGCGGCGAATCGTTCGGTGCGCCCGGCGAAGTCTGCGCGGAGGTCGTCTTTAACACGAGCCTGACCGGATACCAGGAGATCATCACCGACGCGTCGTACTGCGGCCAGATGATCGTCTTCACCTGCTCGCACATTGGCAACGTCGGCGTGAACGACGAGGATTACGAGTCGCCGCGCGCGCAATGCGGGGCGATCATCGCGCGCGAGATCGAGCGCACGCCCTCAAACTGGCGCGCGCGACAGTCGCTGCCCGACTGGCTCGTGGCGCAGAACGTCGTCGCGCTCGGCGGCGTGGATACGCGCATGCTGACGCGCCACCTGCGCGATCGCGGTGTGATGAAGGGCATCGTATCGACGCTCGACAGTGACGCGGACAGCCTGGTCGCCAAAGCGCGCGCCTGGCAGGGACTGGAAGGGCGGGACCTGGTGCGCGAGGTGACGTGCGACGAGCCGTACGTCTGGGATGAGGCGACGATGGCCGAGTTTGCGCCACCCGAAACGGCCGCGACGCGCGCGGCGATGGCGAAGGGGCAGGCGTTGGAGCCGGCAAAGCGCCCGCACGTCGTGGTCTACGACTTCGGCGTCAAGCACAACATCCTGCGGCGGCTCGTCTCGTATGGTTGCCGTGTCAGCGTGGTGCCCGCCGCGACGCCGGCCGCCGATGTGCTGGCGCAGAAGCCGACTGGCGTCCTGCTCTCGAACGGTCCCGGCGATCCCGCGGCTCTGCCGTACGCGGTCGAAACGGTGCGCGGGTTGCTGGACGCCGACCTGCCATTGTTCGGCATCTGCCTCGGCCACCAGTTGCTGGGGCAGGCGCTCGGCGGCCGCACCTACAAGCTGAAGTTCGGCCATCATGGCGGCAATCATCCGGTGCAACTGCTGACCACCAACGCGACGGCGATCAGCGCGCAGAACCACAACTACGCGGTCGACGCGGACTCGCTCGACACGACGCGTGTGACGATCACGCGCCGGAGCCTGAACGACAACTCGGTCGAAGGCTTGCGCGTGAACGGCAAGCCGGTGTTCAGCGTGCAGTATCATCCCGAATCGTCGCCGGGCCCGCACGACTCCGACGATCTGTTCGCGGAGTTTGTGGCCGCGCTAGGGAAATCGCAGCGGGAAGTCGCATAA